A genomic stretch from Calonectris borealis chromosome 6, bCalBor7.hap1.2, whole genome shotgun sequence includes:
- the C1QL2 gene encoding complement C1q-like protein 2 has product MAIALLVAVPLLLLQAPAESGAHYEMMGTCRMICDPYSGGRPPGPGSTAAVEALQDLGANPPPPFVQGPKGEPGRPGKPGPRGPPGEPGPPGPRGPPGERGDAGKPGLPGLALAGAGGGGSGGGAAAGGEAAGGLSAAFSGPRIAFYVGLKSPHEGYEVLKFDDVVTNLGNHYDPASGKFTCQVRGIYFFTYHILMRGGDGTSMWADLCKNGQVRASAIAQDADQNYDYASNSVVLHLDSGDEVYVKLDGGKAHGGNNNKYSTFSGFLLYPD; this is encoded by the exons ATGGCCATCGCCCTGCTCGTCGCCgtgcccctgctgctgctgcaggcgcCCGCCGAGAGCGGCGCCCACTACGAGATGATGGGCACCTGCCGCATGATCTGCGACCCGTACAGCGGCggccggccgcccggccccggcagtACCGCTGCCGTGGAGGCCCTGCAGGACCTGGGCGCCAACCCCCCGCCGCCCTTCGTCCAGGGACCCAagggggagccgggccggccgggcaAACCGGGCCCCCGCGGaccccccggggagccggggccgccggggccgcggggcccgcCAGGGGAGCGGGGCGACGCGGGgaagccggggctgcccgggctggcgctggcgggcgcgggcggcggcgggagcggcggcggggcggcggcgggcggcgaggcggcgggcgggctgaGCGCCGCCTTCAGCGGGCCGCGCATCGCCTTCTACGTTGGGCTGAAGAGCCCCCACGAGGGCTACGAGGTCCTCAAGTTCGACGACGTGGTGACCAACCTGGGCAACCACTACGACCCGGCCAGCGGCAAGTTCACCTGCCAGGTGCGCGGCATCTACTTCTTCACCTACCACATCCTCATGCGCGGCGGCGACGGCACCAGCATGTGGGCCGACCTCTGCAAGAACGGGCAG GTGCGGGCCAGTGCCATCGCGCAAGACGCGGACCAGAACTACGACTATGCCAGCAACAGCGTGGTGCTGCACCTGGACTCCGGTGATGAGGTGTACGTCAAGCTGGACGGAGGCAAAGCGCACGGAGGCAACAACAATAAGTACAGCactttctctggctttcttttatACCCCGATTAA